A stretch of the Flavobacteriales bacterium genome encodes the following:
- a CDS encoding glycosyltransferase family 39 protein, with translation MISHFSNEQLALLLPGLALVMVSLWLHLNEKYQASVILLCLGALYLYLFSSILDPFLNSWDERFHALVAKHMMADLFHPTLYQEKLLDLSYDRWDRDHTWLHKPPLFMWQMAISFKIFGCHLFALRLPGALLATLTIPAIYRSGLKMVNRHTGYYAALIATASFYLIELVSGRQGTDHNDLVFYAYVTLSLCAWIEYVAADEKRKVRWMILTGILSACAVLTKWLPGLLVFIPWGIYAIRQHQSRLKEYRHLIGGILIAVVIPLLWQAYIFRTFPDVAHREWVENGKHFSIAYEGHGGPWYFHFTNFPMLYGWIATILIIPSLILLYRRIPNPAYRLPVFATLAAAYLFYSLAATKMNSYPLVCGLIIFLALGTFLAEMEKRLAGKPAIRKALLFIGAGGFFFYQMNLSEIAERHTTWKDNPTLETLTQNRKVYQELQNELPENSVLFNIMNTRYAELMFFTDITGYNFMPEIDQIDALVNQGKNVYLLLEPEAEQPPIVSTAQGKLKVIRKHLDGYF, from the coding sequence ATGATTTCCCATTTCTCAAATGAACAACTGGCATTGCTGCTTCCCGGTCTCGCGCTGGTGATGGTAAGCCTGTGGTTGCATTTGAATGAAAAGTACCAGGCTTCCGTCATACTCCTTTGCCTTGGCGCCCTTTATCTTTATCTCTTCAGCAGCATCCTGGATCCTTTCCTGAATTCATGGGATGAACGTTTCCATGCCCTGGTGGCTAAACATATGATGGCCGACCTGTTTCATCCCACCCTGTACCAGGAAAAATTGCTGGACCTGTCCTATGACCGTTGGGACCGTGACCACACCTGGCTGCATAAACCACCCCTCTTCATGTGGCAAATGGCCATCAGTTTTAAGATCTTCGGATGTCATCTTTTTGCGTTGCGGCTGCCGGGTGCGTTATTGGCCACCCTGACGATCCCGGCCATCTACCGCTCGGGATTGAAAATGGTGAATCGCCATACAGGATACTATGCCGCCCTTATTGCAACGGCATCTTTTTATCTGATAGAACTGGTCAGCGGTCGGCAAGGAACAGATCACAACGACCTTGTTTTCTACGCATACGTTACGCTTAGTCTGTGTGCATGGATCGAATACGTGGCGGCAGATGAAAAACGAAAAGTGCGTTGGATGATCCTGACCGGGATTCTTTCCGCCTGCGCCGTGCTCACCAAATGGCTGCCCGGACTGCTGGTTTTCATCCCCTGGGGGATATATGCCATCCGGCAGCATCAAAGCCGATTGAAGGAATATCGTCATCTCATAGGAGGTATACTCATCGCGGTTGTCATTCCACTTTTATGGCAGGCATACATCTTCCGGACCTTCCCGGACGTAGCACATCGTGAGTGGGTGGAGAACGGAAAACATTTCAGCATCGCCTACGAAGGTCACGGTGGACCCTGGTATTTTCACTTCACCAACTTTCCTATGTTATATGGATGGATCGCTACCATTCTGATCATCCCTTCTTTGATCCTGCTGTATCGACGAATTCCGAATCCTGCATACCGGTTACCGGTCTTTGCAACCCTTGCCGCAGCCTACCTGTTTTACAGTCTGGCCGCAACCAAAATGAACTCCTATCCTCTGGTATGTGGCTTGATCATTTTTCTGGCACTCGGTACTTTCCTTGCGGAGATGGAAAAAAGACTGGCAGGAAAACCCGCTATCCGGAAAGCACTGCTATTTATTGGGGCAGGTGGATTCTTTTTTTACCAGATGAACCTGAGTGAGATCGCAGAGCGACATACCACATGGAAAGACAATCCCACCCTCGAGACCCTGACACAAAACCGGAAGGTCTATCAGGAATTGCAAAATGAGCTTCCGGAAAACTCCGTGCTCTTCAACATCATGAACACCAGGTATGCGGAGTTAATGTTCTTTACAGACATTACAGGTTATAACTTCATGCCGGAAATCGATCAGATTGATGCATTGGTCAATCAAGGGAAAAACGTGTACCTGCTGCTCGAGCCGGAAGCTGAACAACCACCCATTGTAAGTACCGCACAAGGAAAACTCAAAGTGATCAGAAAACACCTGGATGGCTATTTTTAA